Below is a genomic region from Streptomyces sp. NBC_00461.
CGGTGAGGGCGTCGAAGTTCTCGGCGAAGCCGTTGGTCTCGCACAGGGCCCGGAAGCGGGCGCTGATGTCGTCCGCGAGGCGCTGGTGGCCGGCGCGGCGCAGGCCGTCCTCGACGAGGACGGTGGAGGGTGCCCATATCGGGCCGCGCCAGTAGCCGTCGGCGAGGTAGTGCGGTGAGGTGGTCAGTTCGGTGGCGAGGCCGTATGGCGTCAGGTGGGCCTTGATGTGGTCGGCCAGCGCGCTGCTGACCTCGCCGGGCAGGTGCTCGCCCAGGACGACGGGCATCAGGTCGAGGAGGCTGGCGCTGCTCCAGGTGTCCCCGGTGGCGACCGACCGGGCGACGAACCTGTCGCCGGTCCAGAGCTGGTCGAGCAGCGCCGTCTGGGTCTCCTCGGCTGTCGCCGTCCACCGGTGCGCCTCGTCCGGCTTGCCCAACTCCTCAGCCAGGGCGGCGAGTTCGTGCAGTTGGAGGACGAGGAAGGCGGCGAGGTCGGCGGTGACGACCACTCGCTCGGGGTCGAAGGTGGTGGCGTTGTCCCAGCCGCTGTCGTTGCCGTGCTGGTAATGGGGCAGCTGGGCGTCGGGGGCTCTTCGTACGGAGAGCCAGAAGTCGGTCCAGCGCTCCAACCGGTCGTACGTCTCGGCCAGTTCGGCCTCGCTGGGAGGGGTCGGCAGGCGGCGGCGCAGGTGGCCGAAGGCCCAGCCGTGGATGGGGGGTTTGACGAAGTTGTGGAGGACCTCGGAGTGGGTGACCGAGTCGGGCAGGGCGCCGCTGTCGTCCTGGTGGTCGAAGGGCAGGTGGTACTGGTCCAGGGCGAGTTCGGGGCAACCGGGGGCCAGGGCAAGGGCGTTGAAGCAGTGGTCCCAGCTCCAGACCTTGTCCATCCAGTGCTTGGACATCAGTACGGCGGGCCGGGTGACCAGGCCCGTCGGCCGTACGGTCGCCGACCAGACGACGTAGGCGGCGAGTTCGGCGGCCGGCGTGGCGGACGAGCGCCAAGGGGCCACCGCGTCGACGAAGTCCGCGAACGCACCCCGAGCGGACTCCACGACGTCGTCGAACGTCGCTGCGGACACGTAGGGCGGGCGGGAGGTTTCGAGTTCCTCGATCGCTATCTCCCAGGCTCCGTCCGCCCGCGCGGTCACGGTGAGACCGCGTTCGCCGCTGCCCAGGAGCTGGGCTCCGGCCGTGTCGGCGATGGTGCCGGACAGCACGGTGACGCGGTAACGGCGTCCGGTCTCGTACGACGTGAACACGTGGGCGTCCGCCGCCGGATCGTGGAAGAAGTACGTTCCGCTGAACGGGGTCAGGGTGTGCGCGGCGGCGAACACGCCGATACCCAGGCCGCTCCCCCGCAGGCGCACGGTGTCGGGCGAGTCGTAGGCGAGGTCTGTGCGCCCGCTCTCACCGATCCAGCTGAGCCGGCCGGGTGTCGCCTCCACACGGGTGGCGGCCCGGTCTCCGGTGGCCGGGTCCACGGGGATCAGGCGCAGGACGGCGTGCATGCCGTTCTGGTGCGAGACGAGGTGGAGGTCGTCGGCGTACGTCTTTTCCGCCACCACGGGCGAGATGTCGAACCAGGATCCGTAGGTGCTGAACGGTATGTCGTGGACGGAGAAGGCCGGGCCGGACGAGGCGGCGGTCATGGGGCGTGACTCGTTTCTGGAGCAGGAGGCAACGGTCGGCTGGCGCACGGACGCTTCAGCCGCCGGGCGGAGTTGGGGGACTCAGTCCTTGACCGCGCCGGCGGTCACACCGGCGGCGACGTAGCGCTGGGCGAGGACGAGGATCACCGCGGCGGGCAGCGAGGCCACGACGGCGGTGGCCATGATGGCGTTCCACTGCTGGTTGTTGTTGCCGATGTAGTGGTAGATGCCGAGGGTGATCGGCTCGTGCGCGCCGCCGTTGACCAGGGTGCTGGCGAAGACGAAGTCGGACCAGGACCACAGGAACGCGAACAGCGACACCGTGACGACGGCGTTGCGGCTCGTCGGCAGGACGATGGACCAGAAGGTGCGCAGGATGCCGGCTCCGTCCATCTGCGCGGCCTGGAGCAGTTCGCCGGGGATGCCGGACATGAACGCGGTGAAGATCAGCACCGCGAAGGGGACGGCCAGGGTGGAGTCGGCGACGATCAGGCCAGGCACGGACTGGAGCAGGCCCAGCTGGAGGTAGATGGCGTAGAAGCCCATCGCCATGATGATGCCCGGGATCATCTGGGCGGCCAGCAGCACGAAGCTCAGGATGCCGCCGCCACGCGGGCGCAGCTTGGCGAGCGCGTATCCGGCGGGGGCGGACAGGACGACGGTCAGTACGACGGTGCCCAGGGCGATGACGAGGCTGGTGCCGAGGTAGGGCAGCTGCTCGCCGAGGACGGTGCGGTAGCCGGCCAGGGTGCCGTGCAGCGGCAGCAGGTCCGGTGGGCTCTTGCGCATGTCCTGGTCGCGGGTGAGGGACACGTTGAGCATCCAGTAGACCGGGAAGAGCATGACCGCGGTGAGTGCTACGCCGATCGTGGTCTTGCCCCATGTGCTCTTGCGGCTTCGGCTCATGACAGGGCCTGCTTTCTCTGCACCCGGACGTAGATCAGGCCGAAGACCAGTGCGGCGACGACGAGCAGGTTGCCCACGGCCGCGCCGGGGCCGAACGCGGGCAGGAGGTTGCCGAAACCGAGCTGGTAGGACCAGGTGGCGAAGGTCGTGGACGAGTCCGCCGGGCCACCCTTGGTCATGATCCAGATGATGTCGAAGACCTTGAGCGTGTAGACCAGCCCAAGGAGCAGGGTGATCGCCGACACCGGGCGCAGCAGCGGGAAGGTGATGCTCCAGAAGCGGCGCCAGGGACCCGCGCCGTCCAGGGCGGCGGCCTCGTACAGGCCGGCCGGGATGGACTGCAGGCCGCTGTAGAGGACGACCAGGTTGAAGGGGACGCCGATCCAGATGTTCGCGATGATCACCGAGGTCAGCGACCAGGACGGCGAGGTCAGCCAGTTCACCGGCCCGATGCCGACGGCGTGCAGGACGGCGTTGACGATTCCTGAGTCGCTGTTGAGCATCCACGACCAGGTGGAGGCGGAGACGATCAGCGGCAGCAGCCAGGGCACCAGGAACAGGGCGCGCAGGGTGGCCGACAGCCGGAAGTGCTGGTGGAAGAAGACCGCGAGGGCCAGCCCGATGGCGTACTGGAAGACCAGACAGACGGCGGTGAAGACCGCGGTGTGCAGCAGGGCCGGGGCGAAGGTCGGGTTGTCGAAGACGGTGCGGTAGTTCGCGAGGCCCGTGAACGGCGCGTCGCCCTGGACGAACGAGCGGACGGTGTAGTTCCGCAGGCTCAGGTCGATGTTGCGGTAGAGCGGATAGGCGTAGAAGAGGGCCAGGTAGAGGGTCACCGGGGCGAGGAATCCCCAGGCCGCCCACTGGGTGGAGGCGGCTCGGCGGCGCTTCCTGCGGCGGCCCGGGGGCGGGGCGGCGGTGGCCGCCCCGTTCCGGACGCCCGTGGACCGGCGGTCCGTCGGATGTGTCGTCTGCTTCATCGGGCTCTCGTCACTTGGCCGCGGCCTGCGCCGAAGTGAGCGCGTCCTTGGGCGACTTGGATCCGCTGAGGGCGGACTGGACGGCCTTCCACATCTGCTCGGAGATCTTGGGGTACTTGATGCCCAGGTCGTCACTGGTGCGGCCCTTGGCCGCCTTGACCGCCTCCACCCACGGCTTCAGCTCGGCGTTCGCCGCCACCTGCTTGTCCTGGACCTCGCTTGTGGGAGCAACGTAGGACAGGGCGGTGTCGGTGTTGTTGAGGTTGTCGGTGCTGGTCAGGCAGGTCACCAGCTTCTCGGAGGTGCCGTAGCGGCCGGTGTCCTTCTGGACCGGGAGGGTCACGAACTCGCCGCCGGTAGGAGCCGCGGCGTTGCCGCCCGTGGCCGTCGGGATGGGCAGCACCCCGTAGTCGAGGCCGGCCTTCTTGGCGTTGGCGAGCTGCCAGGTGCCGTTCTCGCTGAACGCGTAGTCGCCGCCGGCGAACTCCTGCCAGCTGGTGGTCTGGGTGTTGTTGAGCACCGAGTTCGGGGCGTAGCCCTGCTTCAGCCAGTCCTTCCACAGGGACAGCGCGGACACCGCCTGGGAGGAGTCGAGTTCGGTCAGCTTGGCGCCCGATCCCCAGAACCAGGGCAGGAACTGGAAGCTGCCTTCCTCGGTGCCGATCGCCGAGAAGGTGATGCCCTTCTTGCCGGCGCTCTTGACCTTCGCCAGCGCCGCCGTCAGCGACTTCCAGTCCTTGACCGAGGAGACGTCCACCCCGGCGGCCTTCAGCACCTTCTTGTTGTAGTAGAGGGCCAGGGTGTTGGCGCCGATCGGCATGCCGTACGTCTTGCCGCCCGACTGGCCGGCCGCGAGCAGGTTGGGGTCGATCTTCGAGGTGTCCAGCTTGCTGTCGTCGGTCGTGGTGAGCACGCCCGCCTCGGCCAGGGTCGACACCACCGGGTTGTCGACGATGAGGACGTCCGGCGAGTTGCCCTGCTGTGCCGCCAGCAGCGACTTGTTGCCCAGGTCGCTGGTGTCGAAGGCGGTCCGCTTGATCTTCACTCCGGCCTTGGTGCCGCACTGGTCGAGCAGCTTCGCCCAGGGCGAGGTCTTGTCGAACTGCGGGTAGGGGTCCCAGACGGTGTACGTGCCGCTGCCGGCGCCCTTGGTGTCGGTGCTGCCCGAGCCGGAGGAGCAGGCGGTGGCACTGACGGCGACGGCCAGGGCGGTCAGGGCCGCGGCGGTCAGACGGCGCTGTCTGGAGGAGCTGTTCATGGCAGGAGTTCCTTTGTTCAGGGCATGCGGGTGCCGAGGGCAGGGGGTGCCGAGGGCACGGGGTGACGGGAGGGACGGGCGCGGCGAACGGCGTTGTCGAGCGGTTCGAGCATCCGGTGAGTGAGGAGATCTATGTGAGGTCGGGAAGGTGTCGGGAGGGTTGTGCCGGTGAGGTCAGGACGCCGTACCGGCTCCGACGGGCCCGGTGCTTGCGCGTAGCGAGATAGGCGGCGTGAGGAGATGGTGCCGGGGCGGCGCGTCGGGATGGTCGAGCCGCTCCACCAGCAGGTCGACGGCGTTCCGGCCCATCTCCTCCGCCGGCACGTCCGCGGCGGTGAGCTGCGGGGTCACCGTCTCCGCCCAGCGGCCGGCCACGACGCCCGTGACGGAGAAGTCGCGCGGCACATGGCGGCCGGCCTGGGCGAGCCCCCGGTAGAGGCCGCCCAGGGCTGCCTCGTT
It encodes:
- a CDS encoding carbohydrate ABC transporter permease; the protein is MKQTTHPTDRRSTGVRNGAATAAPPPGRRRKRRRAASTQWAAWGFLAPVTLYLALFYAYPLYRNIDLSLRNYTVRSFVQGDAPFTGLANYRTVFDNPTFAPALLHTAVFTAVCLVFQYAIGLALAVFFHQHFRLSATLRALFLVPWLLPLIVSASTWSWMLNSDSGIVNAVLHAVGIGPVNWLTSPSWSLTSVIIANIWIGVPFNLVVLYSGLQSIPAGLYEAAALDGAGPWRRFWSITFPLLRPVSAITLLLGLVYTLKVFDIIWIMTKGGPADSSTTFATWSYQLGFGNLLPAFGPGAAVGNLLVVAALVFGLIYVRVQRKQALS
- a CDS encoding amylo-alpha-1,6-glucosidase, with product MTAASSGPAFSVHDIPFSTYGSWFDISPVVAEKTYADDLHLVSHQNGMHAVLRLIPVDPATGDRAATRVEATPGRLSWIGESGRTDLAYDSPDTVRLRGSGLGIGVFAAAHTLTPFSGTYFFHDPAADAHVFTSYETGRRYRVTVLSGTIADTAGAQLLGSGERGLTVTARADGAWEIAIEELETSRPPYVSAATFDDVVESARGAFADFVDAVAPWRSSATPAAELAAYVVWSATVRPTGLVTRPAVLMSKHWMDKVWSWDHCFNALALAPGCPELALDQYHLPFDHQDDSGALPDSVTHSEVLHNFVKPPIHGWAFGHLRRRLPTPPSEAELAETYDRLERWTDFWLSVRRAPDAQLPHYQHGNDSGWDNATTFDPERVVVTADLAAFLVLQLHELAALAEELGKPDEAHRWTATAEETQTALLDQLWTGDRFVARSVATGDTWSSASLLDLMPVVLGEHLPGEVSSALADHIKAHLTPYGLATELTTSPHYLADGYWRGPIWAPSTVLVEDGLRRAGHQRLADDISARFRALCETNGFAENFDALTGTGLRDRAYTWTASSYLLLAEAHAHRESR
- a CDS encoding carbohydrate ABC transporter permease, giving the protein MSRSRKSTWGKTTIGVALTAVMLFPVYWMLNVSLTRDQDMRKSPPDLLPLHGTLAGYRTVLGEQLPYLGTSLVIALGTVVLTVVLSAPAGYALAKLRPRGGGILSFVLLAAQMIPGIIMAMGFYAIYLQLGLLQSVPGLIVADSTLAVPFAVLIFTAFMSGIPGELLQAAQMDGAGILRTFWSIVLPTSRNAVVTVSLFAFLWSWSDFVFASTLVNGGAHEPITLGIYHYIGNNNQQWNAIMATAVVASLPAAVILVLAQRYVAAGVTAGAVKD
- a CDS encoding sugar ABC transporter substrate-binding protein, translating into MNSSSRQRRLTAAALTALAVAVSATACSSGSGSTDTKGAGSGTYTVWDPYPQFDKTSPWAKLLDQCGTKAGVKIKRTAFDTSDLGNKSLLAAQQGNSPDVLIVDNPVVSTLAEAGVLTTTDDSKLDTSKIDPNLLAAGQSGGKTYGMPIGANTLALYYNKKVLKAAGVDVSSVKDWKSLTAALAKVKSAGKKGITFSAIGTEEGSFQFLPWFWGSGAKLTELDSSQAVSALSLWKDWLKQGYAPNSVLNNTQTTSWQEFAGGDYAFSENGTWQLANAKKAGLDYGVLPIPTATGGNAAAPTGGEFVTLPVQKDTGRYGTSEKLVTCLTSTDNLNNTDTALSYVAPTSEVQDKQVAANAELKPWVEAVKAAKGRTSDDLGIKYPKISEQMWKAVQSALSGSKSPKDALTSAQAAAK